The Falco peregrinus isolate bFalPer1 chromosome 9, bFalPer1.pri, whole genome shotgun sequence genome includes a window with the following:
- the SLCO4A1 gene encoding solute carrier organic anion transporter family member 4A1, with protein sequence MAMPQNSTAENGFCFAQTLDFSCPSPPPCKPSQTFDASSGREPRGTALSNGTASSGAHSPADSCAEPLCSATPGDEETQFNEGIKYVSAEGEELACGWGGFTPRCLQLCNTSKGVLFFLCVASFLQGMTVNGFINTVITSIERRFDLRSYQSGLIASSYDIAACVCLTFVSYFGGNGHKPRWLGWGVLVMGLGSLLFALPHFTTGQYEAHSAAEVGVCGGNQSLPCAQAASSLSSYRFVFMLGQFLHGMGATPLYTLGVTYLDENVKTNYSPVYIAVFYTAAILGPAAGYLVGGMFLNIYTEIGREIDITPENTLWVGAWWIGFLGAGAASLLISIPILGYPHRLPGSQRYIVMRVSEAHQLKDGSHKKASDPDFGKTVKDLPRSVLLLLKNPTFIFLCLAGATEATLIAGMSTFGPKFLESQFSLSASEAATFFGYLVVPAGGGGTFLGGFLVNKFKLRCSGIIKLCLLCTVSSLLAIFIFFIHCPNMPMAGVTQTYEGSVLPGGHLNLTAACNTNCGCLQETYSPVCGSDDIMYYSPCHAGCKKLSENLRNGKKVYLHCSCIDKTLLPGPGDAEAGKCTSSCAKKPLLLFFMFMVILFTFLSSIPALTATLRCVSDRQRSFALGIQWIVVRTLGGIPGPIAFGSMIDKSCLLWQDQCGEQGSCYVYQNSAMSRYTLIAGLVYKVLGTTFFIVACLLYKPPPPESAPGSSDASDSGNGDLQEHKPSLPAGEDM encoded by the exons ATGGCAATGCCACAGAATTCAACTGCAGAGaatggcttttgttttgctcaGACACTCGACTTCTCCTGcccatcccctcctccctgcaagCCCAGCCAGACCTTCGATGCCTCAAGCGGGCGGGAGCCCCGCGGCACTGCACTGAGCAACGGCACCGCATCCTCCGGCGCACACAGCCCCGCCGACTCGTGCGCCGAGCCCCTCTGCTCCGCCACCCCAGGGGACGAGGAGACCCAGTTCAACGAAGGGATTAAATATGTGTCGGCCGAAGGGGAGGAACTGGCGTGTGGCTGGGGGGGGTTCACCCCCAGATGCTTGCAGCTCTGTAACACCTCTAAGGGCGTCTTGTTCTTCCTCTGTGTGGCCTCCTTCCTGCAAGGCATGACAGTGAACGGCTTCATCAACACGGTCATCACTTCCATCGAGCGACGCTTCGACCTCCGTAGCTACCAGAGCGGGCTGATCGCCAGCTCCTACGACATCGCAGCATGTGTCTGCTTGACCTTCGTCAGCTATTTTGGAGGAAACGGCCACAAACCGCgatggctgggctggggtgtgCTGGTCATGGGCTTGGGCTCCCTACTCTTCGCCTTGCCCCACTTCACCACGGGACAGTACGAGGCACATTCGGCGGCGGAGGTGGGCGTCTGCGGGGGAAACCAGAgcctgccctgtgcccaggctgcctccagccTCTCCAGCTACAGGTTCGTCTTCATGCTGGGGCAGTTCCTGCACGGGATGGGAGCCACGCCACTCTACACACTCGGCGTCACCTATTTAGATGAAAACGTCAAGACTAACTACTCCCCTGTGTACATTG ctgttttctacACTGCTGCAATCCTTGGGCCTGCAGCGGGTTATCTGGTAGGAGGaatgtttctaaatatttatactgaaaTTGGCAGAGA GATCGACATCACCCCGGAGAACACGCTGTGGGTGGGAGCATGGTGGATCGGCTTCCTCGGGGCCGGAGCAGCCTCCCTCCtcatctccatccccatcctgGGGTACCCCCACCGCCTCCCAG GATCCCAGCGGTATATCGTTATGAGGGTGTCAGAGGCTCATCAGCTAAAGGATGGGAGCCACAAAAAAGCATCGGATCCAGACTTTGGGAAAACAGTTAAAGATCTGCCTCG ATCAgtactgctgcttctgaagaatcccaccttcatcttcctctgcttAGCGGGAGCGACTGAAGCCACCCTCATTGCTGGGATGTCCACATTTGGACCCAAGTTCCTGGAGTCTCAGTTTAGTTTAAGTGCCTCTGAAGCTGCTACTTTTTTTG gttatttGGTTGTACCAGCTGGAGGGGGAGGCACGTTCCTGGGAGGATTCCTTGTGAATAAATTTAAACTCCGCTGTTCAGGAATCATCAAATTATGTTTACTTTGCACAGTGTCAAGTCTGCTGgctatattcattttttttattcactgcCCTAACATGCCGATGGCAGGAGTAACCCAGACGTACGAGGGAAG TGTTTTGCCTGGTGGCCACCTCAACCTGACAGCAGCCTGCAACACCAACTGTGGCTGTCTACAGGAGACCTACAGCCCTGTCTGTGGGAGCGATGACATTATGTATTACTCTCCCTGCCATGCCGGGTGCAAAAAACTGTCTGAAAACCTCAGGAACGGCAAGAAG GTCTACCTGCATTGTAGCTGCATTGACAAAACCCtcctgcccggccccggcgaCGCAGAGGCAGGGAAATGCACCTCCTCTTGTGCGAAAAAGCCCCTACTCCTGTTCTTCATGTTCATGGTGATCCTCTTCACCTTCCTGAGCAGTATTCCTGCCCTGACTGCCACTCTGCG GTGTGTCTCTGACAGGCAAAGGTCATTTGCACTTGGGATCCAGTGGATTGTAGTACGAACGCTAG GAGGCATCCCTGGCCCCATCGCCTTTGGGTCCATGATCGATAAAtcctgcctgctctggcagGACCAGTGTGGTGAGCAAGGTTCTTGTTACGTTTACCAGAACTCAGCCATGAGCCGGTACACCCTCATCGCTGGACTGGTCTACAAG GTGCTTGGGACAACCTTCTTTATAGTCGCCTGTTTACTCTACAAACCTCCACCGCCAGAGTCGGCTCCAGGCAGCTCGGATGCATCTGACAGTGGCAACGGTGACCTCCAGGAACACAAACCTTCGCTGCCGGCTGGGGAGGATATGTAG